GTAGATTTCCATCTATTTCCAAGCCTTCTTCGCCTACTAAAATCACGGCTTCGGGCGGTTTGGGTTGCACTTGCTGCCATAACAATCCAATCAAAATCAAAACCGCACTTAATAAGACCCCCAAGGCATCAGCCCGTGACTGACTAGCAGTGAGGTTTGCCGTCACCATCCGATTAGCTAATAGTGCTAAGCCGCCCACTGTGCCCACCACAAGAGGCAAATACCGAATCATCATATATAAAACCAATAAAATCAGAGGTGATGCTTTGCATCACCTCTGATTTTATTGGTTTTAAAACAATTCTTGCCATGAAAAACTGATATCGGGAAAGGCCATCATAAAAAAATTATCATCTTTTTCATAACGCTGCATTTTCTTATATCCCTTTGCCGCAGGCTGCGAATATCCGAAAATCACCTGCTCATTGACATCAAATAACCTCATTTCGGGAATTCCCGCCGCCGCATACAAGGGCCTCTTGACTTCTCGATCATTAGCGATCGTGCTGTCCGCGACCTCAATAATTAATAAAATATCCGCAGGTATTGGTAAAGCCTCCACAACCTTTGCCTGAGATGCCTCAAGCCCTGTTTGGTCAATTGTTGGGTGACCGTGATTATATCTTCCAAAAGTTGTTTGAGAAGCTCTATAAGCAAGGTTTGCAAATGATTACCAAGCGCAAGAAAAACATAAAAAACTGTCTGGTCAAGTTGATTGATAAGATTTTGCTTCGCAAACGCGCAATTATTGAGTCCGTCGTTGTGAATTGGTATAACGGAATCTAGCTTGATATCCAGCCAAAAAAGAAGCACCCAAAAGGTGCTTGCTTCTTTTTTAGTATGCGTCTTGTAACTCGTAGAAGTCTGGTGTAACGTAATCCTTACGCATAGGATAGCCAATCCAGTCTTCAGGCATGAGAATCCGCTTGAGATTGGGATGCCCCTCGTAGATGATGCCGTACATATCGAAGGTTTCGCGCTCTTGCCAATCAGCAGTTTTCCAGATCCAATAGACCGATGGACAACGCGGATCGGTGCGCGGAAGAAATACCTTGATGCGGACTTCTTCGAGGCGATCGCTTTTATTAATGCCCTCATCGGTGAGCTTAGCGAGATGATACATACTCACTAAACTATCCCCAGCGCCAGCATCATAACCACATTGACACATCATGTAGTTAAAGCCATAGGCATAGAGAGCAGTCGAGAATGGTAATAAGAATTGGCGA
This genomic stretch from Pseudanabaena galeata CCNP1313 harbors:
- a CDS encoding NAD(P)H-quinone oxidoreductase subunit J, whose translation is MADNQSEKQEAALATTEVTAPVSQWLTSNGFEHEFLGLDKQGVPILKIDRQFLLPFSTALYAYGFNYMMCQCGYDAGAGDSLVSMYHLAKLTDEGINKSDRLEEVRIKVFLPRTDPRCPSVYWIWKTADWQERETFDMYGIIYEGHPNLKRILMPEDWIGYPMRKDYVTPDFYELQDAY
- a CDS encoding Uma2 family endonuclease, translating into MEALPIPADILLIIEVADSTIANDREVKRPLYAAAGIPEMRLFDVNEQVIFGYSQPAAKGYKKMQRYEKDDNFFMMAFPDISFSWQELF